TGCCCGTATGGGAAGTAGTGCAGGAAAATGAAAGCACCTGGCGCAGTGAAGCAGATACCCGTACCGGCGTGTTGCGCATTTGGCACACCATGCGGGATTGTGTGTACCGGGGCTGCCATACCGCAAGTTATTTGCCCGGTGGCTTGCAGGTAAAACGCCGTGCGGCCGACCTCAACAAAAAACTGTTGGCGCAGCAACCCTATACCGATTTTGACAGCTTGGTTGCAAGCCATTCGTGCCGGCGGTAGTCATTTTAAATACACGCTGGATTGGGTGAGTTGTTTTGCCCTGGCGGTAAATGAAGAAAACGCTGCTTTTGGCAGGGTAGTAACAGCACCTACCAATGGTGCTGCAGGTGTAATACCCGCAGTACTGATGTATTACATTGCTTTTTGCAATGAGCAGGAAAGCAGTGCCGCTTTAGAAGAAAAGATTTACCGCTTCTTGCTCACGGCCTCCGAAATTGGCAGCATCTTCAAAAAAGGCGCTACTATTTCAGCCGCCATGGGTGGCTGCCAGGCAGAGATTGGCGTAAGCAGTGCCATGGCTGCTGCTGCACTGACAGAAGCGTTGGGCGGCTCGCAAAAACAAACACTGATGGCTGCCGAAATAGCCATGGAACATCACCTTGGCCTTACTTGTGATCCCATTGGCGGTCTGGTGCAAGTGCCATGCATTGAACGTAATACCATGGGCGCCATCAAGGCCATCACCGCTTGTCAGTTGGCGCTGCAAAGCACTCCGGATTTTGGTATTGTTAGCTTGGATAAAGTAATCAAAACCATGTGGGAAACGGCTTTGGACATGAACAGCAAATACAAGGAAACTGCCGATGGCGGACTGGCGGTGCATATTCCTATCAGCCTTGCAGATTGCTAGTGCGGAAAATCTTTGATGAGGCGCCGTTGTTCTGCATTGCAGTTGCTGGCAAAAATGGCTGCCATTGTTTTTTCTTGTTTGAGCTGCGCAAAAAAATCATCGAGGTATTGGCTGGTCATTTTTTTGAAAGCTGCATCAACCGATTTGCTTTCTGCAAACACCGCCCGAATGTTTTTTTCCTGTTGTAAAAAACGTTGTACCACTTGTACAAACACCGGCCACTCCGGATGGCAAATGCCGCGGTACAACCGTTCATGAACAGTTTGTATGGGCAGTTCTTGTGGTGGCGAAGCGTATGGCGCATCAACCAATCCACATTGATCGAAATCGAATGGCACCACATAGGGTCGTTGCGCTGGCTTTCCAACCAGTGTTATGTTGTGTTCATACTCCACCGACCAATCAGTATTGCCAATCATGTACTGAAACAACACCATACTGAAATAGCTGTCTGCTGCCACGTTGATGGGCGTCAGTTTTGCTTCTTCAACCGGCATCAATGAAAAGCGTTTGGCCAATGCTTCATCATCTTCTATCAGAATGCCGGTGAGTGGTGCGTTGAGTTTGGCCGGAATGTCTTTGTCTGTCAGCAGTACGGTTACCAACCTTGTTTGAAAAGCAATGGGTGCTACCAAAGCATAGGCTTTGTACACCAACTCTTCACGGGCTACATAGTTGCCCTGCTTGCAAGGCAGTACGAGTTTGAGTTTGTTTTGTTTGTAAAACAAGCTGTTTTTATCCAACGCATCTTTGGGCAGGTTCAAGAGCAACGGAGGAAGCATACAATTGTTGGCATCCTTTCGGAATTTGCCCCTCGTTTTTGCTTTAATAACAATCGTGTCGTTGTTGTACATCAACCGGGTTTCGTGGTAGCTGGAGCTGTCGCCGCGGTCTTTTAGCAATGCTTTGATATTGCCGCTGAGTTGTATGCTGATGCTACTGTCTGATGCAAACAAAGCGGTTGTTTTCTTGGCCACAGGTTGAGCAGGCAGCATGCCTGTCATCATCATAAAAAGAGCAGCAATGCCCGTACGTTGTATGCCCGCCATCAAAACCCTGCGCATAAAAATGGCTGCTTTTCTGTTGGTGAAAAGCAGCCATGCAAAGGTATTTGTTTTAGGCTTGAATTACTGTCCGGGGTTCCAGTCGAAAAAAGCATCCATGTCTTTTTTAAACTGAACCAGCG
The Phnomibacter ginsenosidimutans genome window above contains:
- a CDS encoding L-serine ammonia-lyase, iron-sulfur-dependent, subunit alpha; the encoded protein is MTAWLQAIRAGGSHFKYTLDWVSCFALAVNEENAAFGRVVTAPTNGAAGVIPAVLMYYIAFCNEQESSAALEEKIYRFLLTASEIGSIFKKGATISAAMGGCQAEIGVSSAMAAAALTEALGGSQKQTLMAAEIAMEHHLGLTCDPIGGLVQVPCIERNTMGAIKAITACQLALQSTPDFGIVSLDKVIKTMWETALDMNSKYKETADGGLAVHIPISLADC